In Synechococcus sp. RS9909, one genomic interval encodes:
- a CDS encoding DoxX family protein, with protein MLRVVLSKPFLLDFGLLVLRVFTGTLLIHHGYEKLANIENFADAFVRPLHLPFPIALSYIAAFSEIVGSWLLILGLFTRFGALAILGTISVAIYHAIAINGFNIYLLELLGLYFGAAAVILTAGPGRFALDELILRRFAPDLVAQQSRLETSLAASAGIDSDLSGVA; from the coding sequence ATGCTTCGCGTCGTCCTTTCGAAACCATTCCTTCTTGATTTCGGGCTGCTGGTGTTAAGGGTGTTCACAGGAACACTCTTGATTCATCATGGCTACGAAAAACTTGCCAATATCGAGAATTTCGCCGACGCCTTTGTCCGCCCTTTGCATCTGCCATTCCCGATTGCGCTGTCTTACATCGCTGCATTCTCTGAAATCGTCGGTAGCTGGCTCTTGATTCTTGGTTTGTTCACACGATTCGGCGCCCTCGCCATTCTGGGCACAATCAGCGTTGCCATCTATCATGCCATCGCTATCAACGGCTTCAACATCTATTTGTTGGAGCTGCTTGGCCTTTACTTTGGAGCTGCGGCTGTCATACTCACAGCAGGTCCGGGACGCTTCGCTCTCGATGAGCTCATCTTGAGGCGTTTCGCCCCCGATCTCGTCGCCCAGCAATCCCGATTGGAAACCTCACTAGCTGCTAGTGCTGGAATTGATTCAGACCTGTCGGGCGTTGCGTGA
- a CDS encoding beta-carotene ketolase, with protein sequence MASKSLAHDFKGLSLAAIILGAWLCSLAFGLELELGSYHPVLIALFVAFKAFLHTGLFIIAHDSMHNSLLAGKPEANRRIGSLMLFLYAGLEFDLCQRNHKLHHQFAETKNDPDFSPDNGASIASWYVHFIGNYIHPSQLIKLMIGWSMIYWLASTVNASPFDNVLTFCVLPLVLSSLQLFIVGTWLPHRHGTDAPKSPTPRSLSLNPVVSFAACYHFGYHREHHESPATPWFELPWLNLANKAA encoded by the coding sequence GTGGCAAGTAAATCGTTAGCTCATGATTTTAAGGGGCTAAGCCTGGCGGCAATCATTTTAGGTGCTTGGCTTTGTTCCCTTGCCTTCGGTCTCGAGCTTGAGTTGGGATCTTATCACCCGGTTCTAATTGCTCTCTTCGTAGCATTCAAGGCCTTTTTGCATACGGGTCTGTTCATTATTGCGCACGATTCGATGCACAACAGCCTGCTGGCTGGGAAGCCAGAGGCCAATCGAAGAATCGGAAGCCTCATGCTCTTTCTCTACGCCGGTCTTGAGTTTGATTTGTGCCAGCGTAATCACAAGCTTCATCACCAGTTTGCGGAAACAAAGAACGATCCCGATTTTTCACCAGACAACGGCGCCAGTATTGCCAGCTGGTACGTCCATTTTATTGGAAACTACATCCACCCCTCACAACTGATCAAGTTGATGATTGGCTGGTCGATGATCTATTGGCTTGCCAGCACGGTTAACGCGTCTCCATTTGATAATGTACTCACCTTTTGCGTGCTTCCACTTGTCTTGAGCTCTCTTCAGTTGTTCATTGTTGGCACCTGGTTGCCACATCGGCATGGCACCGATGCACCCAAAAGCCCAACACCGAGAAGCCTCTCTCTCAACCCAGTCGTGTCATTCGCGGCATGTTATCACTTTGGCTATCATCGTGAACATCACGAGTCTCCTGCCACTCCCTGGTTTGAGCTTCCGTGGCTTAATCTTGCCAACAAAGCAGCTTAA
- the arsJ gene encoding organoarsenical effux MFS transporter ArsJ: MRNLSPIQQYAIVTANNWSFTITDGALRMLVVFHFLQLGYSTLEIAFLFIFYEFFGILTNLYGGWLGARFGLKLTLWVGTLMQIVALLLLVPVAETWPKLLSVVWVMACQALSGIAKDLEKMSAKSAIRVVVPETPDDQARGETQLFRWVAILTGAKNALKGLGFFVGGVLLTTVGFNKAVVVMAAWLAVFFLVTMLLPRDIGRMKTKPAFKSLFSKSEGINVLSLARFFLFGARDVWFVVALPVFLDQALGWKFWEVGGFMGLWVIGYGIVQGSAPSLRRAWGRTQPPGPSAVQFWAAVLTAIPALISIALWRNVAHPGVAVVVGLAAFGVVFAMNSSIHSYMILSYTEAEDVSLNVGFYYMANAAGRLLGTLLSGALFLIGGIEACLWASAVLVALAFMASTKLPLPPRHLSAAV, translated from the coding sequence ATGCGCAACCTCTCGCCGATTCAGCAGTACGCCATCGTGACGGCCAACAACTGGTCGTTCACAATCACCGATGGAGCGCTGCGCATGCTGGTGGTGTTCCACTTCCTACAGCTCGGTTACAGCACTCTCGAGATTGCCTTCCTGTTCATCTTCTATGAGTTCTTCGGAATTCTCACCAATCTTTACGGCGGCTGGCTGGGTGCCCGCTTCGGTCTGAAGCTCACCCTCTGGGTGGGCACCTTGATGCAGATTGTCGCCCTGTTGCTGCTGGTGCCGGTGGCTGAAACCTGGCCGAAGCTGCTGTCTGTGGTCTGGGTGATGGCCTGTCAGGCCCTCAGCGGCATCGCGAAGGATCTCGAGAAAATGAGCGCCAAGAGCGCGATCCGGGTGGTGGTGCCGGAAACCCCGGACGACCAGGCCCGGGGCGAGACCCAGTTGTTTCGCTGGGTGGCCATCCTCACCGGCGCTAAGAATGCTCTCAAGGGCCTGGGCTTTTTCGTGGGTGGTGTGCTGCTCACCACCGTGGGCTTCAACAAGGCGGTGGTGGTGATGGCGGCCTGGCTGGCTGTGTTTTTTCTGGTGACCATGCTGTTGCCCCGCGACATCGGCAGGATGAAGACGAAGCCCGCCTTCAAGTCGCTGTTCTCGAAGAGCGAGGGCATCAATGTGCTCTCCCTCGCCCGCTTCTTCCTGTTCGGGGCCCGCGATGTCTGGTTTGTGGTGGCTTTGCCGGTGTTTCTGGATCAGGCCCTTGGCTGGAAATTCTGGGAGGTGGGCGGCTTCATGGGCCTTTGGGTGATCGGCTACGGGATCGTGCAGGGCTCCGCTCCCAGCCTGCGCCGAGCCTGGGGTCGGACCCAGCCGCCTGGACCGTCAGCGGTTCAGTTCTGGGCTGCGGTGCTCACTGCCATTCCCGCTTTGATCTCGATCGCTCTTTGGCGGAATGTTGCTCATCCTGGTGTCGCGGTCGTTGTCGGTCTCGCTGCTTTCGGGGTTGTTTTCGCGATGAATTCGTCCATTCACAGCTACATGATCCTCTCTTATACCGAAGCCGAGGATGTTAGCCTCAACGTTGGCTTTTACTACATGGCTAATGCGGCGGGTCGTCTTCTCGGAACTCTACTTTCCGGTGCACTTTTCTTGATAGGTGGGATCGAAGCCTGTTTGTGGGCCTCTGCGGTTTTGGTGGCTCTGGCCTTTATGGCAAGCACGAAACTTCCACTGCCGCCGAGACATTTGAGTGCAGCCGTTTGA
- a CDS encoding PstS family phosphate ABC transporter substrate-binding protein, with protein MGVKHSGCRSLWLAVPALAVVVAACTAKAPTTDTIRISGSSTVFPVIERAITAYRKTRNGKDVKLVLNEVGTTGGIREFCAGKIPIANASRPINSSELATCADNGVTFIELPLAFDALSVVVNSDNDWAKSISTKELARTWGKQAEGKVTTWRDINLDWPDRPLKLCVPGTDSGTYDYFNEAINGNKTDARSDVQSSEDDNVLVECVASNPDAMAYFGFAYYQANRQKLKALSIIGTEGESVPPSVETVQDGTYKPLSRPLFIYVNDQQMRNNNEIRRFVEYTLSNGLRFVDEAGYIPLPADTYRIVESKLHRHILGTSFGGELPVGVSFSDSLRRSFEETRKPEFR; from the coding sequence ATGGGTGTCAAGCATTCAGGCTGCCGCTCTCTATGGCTTGCCGTGCCCGCTCTCGCAGTCGTCGTAGCAGCCTGCACCGCCAAAGCGCCAACAACAGACACGATTCGGATCAGCGGTTCCAGCACAGTGTTTCCCGTGATCGAACGAGCCATCACGGCCTACCGCAAGACCAGAAACGGTAAGGATGTGAAGCTGGTGCTGAACGAAGTCGGAACAACCGGTGGCATCCGTGAGTTCTGCGCCGGCAAGATCCCGATCGCCAATGCCTCACGGCCGATCAACAGCAGTGAGTTGGCAACCTGCGCAGACAACGGAGTCACGTTTATCGAACTGCCGTTGGCCTTCGATGCCCTCAGCGTGGTGGTGAACAGCGACAATGACTGGGCCAAGAGTATCAGCACCAAAGAACTGGCACGCACATGGGGAAAACAAGCGGAAGGGAAGGTCACGACCTGGCGTGATATCAACCTGGATTGGCCTGATCGGCCATTGAAGCTGTGTGTACCTGGCACAGACTCCGGAACCTATGACTATTTCAATGAAGCGATTAATGGTAACAAAACAGACGCCAGGTCGGATGTACAAAGCAGCGAAGACGATAATGTGCTCGTGGAATGTGTTGCCAGCAATCCAGATGCCATGGCCTATTTTGGCTTTGCTTACTATCAAGCAAATAGACAGAAACTCAAGGCCCTCTCGATTATCGGAACAGAGGGAGAGTCTGTCCCCCCATCGGTAGAAACGGTACAGGACGGAACCTATAAGCCGCTGTCCAGGCCGCTGTTTATCTATGTGAACGATCAGCAGATGCGAAACAACAACGAGATTCGCAGATTTGTGGAGTACACGTTAAGCAATGGCCTGCGTTTCGTCGATGAAGCCGGCTATATTCCTCTCCCTGCAGACACCTATCGGATTGTCGAATCAAAACTCCATCGCCATATTCTCGGCACATCATTTGGTGGCGAACTGCCAGTGGGAGTCAGCTTCAGTGATTCTCTGAGAAGAAGTTTTGAGGAAACACGTAAACCTGAATTCCGCTGA
- a CDS encoding type III polyketide synthase, with amino-acid sequence MSLTLHGMGTAVPPGRVSLDEAIVLSEHVSEAAGPPSALLQRIHQRSGVRSRGSVLISEDQGETSFLDRVPFYGTESPSTAERMRAFRDHAAALALKASRAALADSGLPGSAITHLVTVCCTGFDAPGVDLALIAELGLMPDVQRTHVGFMGCHGALNGLRVARAFAESDASAVVLLCCVELCSLHLQYGADREQVVANALFADGAAAVVASVQPPGCNAALRLEASGSTVIPGSADLMHWQIADHGFSMGLSPRVPQTVANVLRPWLNDWLSPWGLDPASITSWAMHPGGPRILSACGEALGLKPYQLDCSQAVLHDHGNMSSATILFILERLRQSSSPGPCLALAFGPGLCAEVALFHLTAGRDETTQPLEQRCAT; translated from the coding sequence ATGTCTCTGACGCTGCATGGCATGGGCACGGCTGTTCCACCCGGCCGCGTCAGTCTTGACGAGGCGATCGTTCTGTCGGAGCACGTCAGCGAAGCGGCGGGTCCGCCATCGGCGCTCTTGCAACGCATCCACCAGCGCAGTGGTGTGCGCAGCCGCGGCAGTGTCCTGATCTCTGAGGATCAGGGAGAAACCTCATTTCTTGACCGAGTGCCCTTCTATGGGACCGAAAGCCCTTCCACTGCTGAGCGCATGCGGGCCTTTCGTGACCATGCCGCAGCTTTGGCCCTGAAGGCCTCGCGAGCTGCCCTTGCCGACTCCGGTCTTCCGGGTTCAGCCATCACCCATCTGGTGACGGTCTGCTGCACTGGCTTTGACGCTCCCGGCGTTGACCTGGCTTTGATCGCAGAGCTGGGACTGATGCCTGATGTCCAGCGCACTCATGTTGGTTTCATGGGCTGCCATGGAGCTCTCAATGGACTGCGCGTCGCCCGCGCCTTTGCGGAATCAGATGCCTCTGCCGTGGTGTTGCTGTGTTGCGTGGAACTCTGCAGCCTTCATCTCCAATACGGTGCTGATAGGGAGCAAGTGGTGGCCAATGCCCTGTTCGCCGACGGGGCTGCCGCCGTGGTGGCATCTGTTCAACCACCTGGTTGCAATGCCGCTCTGCGTCTCGAGGCCAGCGGGTCCACCGTGATTCCCGGATCCGCAGATCTGATGCATTGGCAGATCGCGGATCATGGTTTCTCCATGGGCCTGTCGCCACGGGTTCCGCAAACCGTGGCCAATGTCCTACGTCCCTGGCTGAATGATTGGTTGAGCCCATGGGGCCTCGATCCCGCCTCGATCACGAGCTGGGCCATGCACCCCGGTGGGCCTCGCATACTGTCGGCCTGTGGCGAAGCGTTGGGACTGAAGCCTTATCAGCTTGATTGTTCCCAAGCTGTGCTGCATGACCACGGCAACATGTCGAGCGCCACGATCCTGTTCATTCTCGAGCGCCTGCGCCAATCCTCCAGTCCTGGCCCCTGTCTGGCGTTGGCTTTCGGTCCAGGTCTCTGCGCTGAAGTTGCTCTGTTCCATCTCACTGCCGGGCGCGATGAAACAACGCAACCATTGGAGCAGCGCTGCGCTACTTGA
- a CDS encoding alpha/beta fold hydrolase: protein MSLSLMANPYDSLRLIALTQVTSPRPLFVFLPGMDGTGLSLQAQRDGLDQNFNVRCLSMSPSDRSGWGELTERTATLIKMEQDRNPGQMTIICGESFGGCLALSLIFRFPDLCDQLILVNPASSARNQLWIHPCSAITKLLPVPLYNLSTLGLCDLLIASHRVRKSMKRRLLSAMQSVGPETAAWRLSLLKQFDVDDFAVDRAHQSTLIMVSGADRLLPSRSEASRLTRYLPGARTFVLPQSGHACLLESQVNLLDILKLQAEGSNRSLSCLPVVVQPMNLVL from the coding sequence TTGAGCCTTTCGCTAATGGCTAACCCGTATGATTCTTTGCGGCTGATTGCTTTGACGCAGGTGACATCACCTCGGCCATTGTTTGTTTTCTTGCCGGGCATGGATGGCACAGGCCTTTCTCTGCAGGCACAACGTGACGGACTGGATCAGAATTTTAATGTCCGATGTCTCTCCATGTCTCCAAGCGATCGCTCAGGATGGGGTGAACTAACAGAACGAACGGCCACTCTGATCAAGATGGAACAGGATCGAAACCCTGGCCAGATGACCATCATTTGTGGCGAGTCATTTGGAGGTTGTCTTGCTCTGAGTTTGATTTTTCGATTCCCAGATTTGTGTGATCAACTGATCTTGGTGAATCCCGCTTCATCTGCACGGAATCAGCTTTGGATTCATCCTTGTAGTGCAATAACAAAATTGTTGCCAGTTCCGCTTTATAATCTTTCAACACTTGGCCTCTGCGATCTTTTGATTGCATCCCATCGGGTTCGCAAGTCCATGAAGCGACGATTGTTGTCCGCCATGCAATCTGTCGGTCCTGAGACTGCCGCCTGGAGGCTGTCATTGTTGAAGCAGTTTGATGTCGATGACTTTGCAGTTGATCGTGCACACCAATCAACGTTGATCATGGTATCTGGTGCGGATCGTCTTCTCCCTTCAAGGAGCGAAGCGTCTCGATTGACGCGTTATCTTCCTGGGGCAAGAACCTTTGTACTTCCCCAAAGCGGGCATGCTTGCCTTTTGGAAAGTCAAGTCAACTTATTGGACATCCTCAAGTTGCAGGCCGAGGGGTCTAATCGTTCTTTGTCGTGCTTGCCGGTTGTGGTGCAACCCATGAACCTGGTGCTCTGA
- a CDS encoding orange carotenoid-binding protein yields MFTIEKARQIFPETRTADAVPAITARYKLLSAEDQLALIWFAYLEMGRTITVAAPGAARMALAKPTLDEIEAMTFDEQTKVMCDLASKINSPISKRYAYWSVNVKLGFWYELGELMRQGKVAPIPQGYKLSANASSVLEAVKKVEQGQQITLLRNFVVDMGFDPNIDDDKIVAEPIVIPTPAEERETITIPGVLNQTVLSYMQLLNANDFDQLIELFLEDGALQPPFQRPIVGRDAILKFFRRDCQNLKLIPRGGFGEPAEGGFNQIKVTGKVETPWFGREVGMNVAWRFLLDENNKIYFVAIDLLASPDELLKLGADKLSGK; encoded by the coding sequence ATGTTCACGATCGAGAAAGCTCGGCAAATTTTTCCTGAGACGAGAACGGCTGATGCGGTTCCCGCTATCACAGCCCGTTACAAGCTCCTCAGCGCAGAAGATCAACTCGCTCTCATCTGGTTTGCCTATCTGGAAATGGGCCGAACCATCACGGTGGCAGCACCTGGAGCCGCACGGATGGCCCTGGCAAAACCAACCCTCGACGAAATCGAGGCGATGACTTTTGACGAGCAAACAAAAGTGATGTGTGATCTTGCCTCCAAGATCAACAGCCCGATTTCAAAGCGGTATGCCTATTGGTCAGTCAATGTGAAGCTCGGTTTCTGGTATGAGCTCGGCGAGCTCATGCGGCAAGGAAAAGTTGCCCCCATCCCCCAAGGATACAAACTCTCCGCCAATGCTTCCTCCGTCTTGGAAGCTGTCAAAAAAGTTGAACAAGGCCAGCAGATTACATTGCTGCGCAATTTCGTGGTCGACATGGGCTTCGATCCAAACATCGATGACGACAAAATCGTTGCTGAACCGATCGTCATTCCAACACCTGCAGAGGAACGTGAAACCATTACGATTCCTGGGGTGCTCAACCAAACAGTCTTGAGCTACATGCAACTGCTCAATGCCAATGATTTTGATCAACTTATTGAGCTTTTTCTTGAGGATGGCGCCCTGCAACCTCCATTTCAAAGACCAATTGTTGGTCGTGATGCCATTCTGAAATTTTTCAGGCGGGATTGCCAAAACCTTAAATTGATTCCTCGCGGCGGTTTTGGTGAGCCTGCAGAGGGTGGCTTCAATCAAATCAAAGTGACCGGGAAAGTCGAGACACCCTGGTTTGGACGTGAAGTCGGCATGAATGTTGCCTGGCGTTTTCTGCTTGATGAAAACAATAAAATCTATTTTGTTGCGATTGATCTCTTGGCATCTCCAGATGAGCTTCTAAAGCTGGGTGCAGACAAACTCAGTGGCAAGTAA
- a CDS encoding class I SAM-dependent methyltransferase — protein MSWGRALMRRDRQPEVMDQPGLDPAEHHRALQGLRLINALSRSSTGVFSALLSLPSSETQAPLSVLELACGGGDTAIDLDWMARRRGLQLSIRACDLNPEAIRIARSNALRRGSAVEFFVADALEDPGPERVDVVFCTLFAHHLDDADVVTLLRVMAARARRLVVVDDLIRSRLGYGLAWCGTRLLSRSWVVHTDGPLSVRAAFTPAELRRLAAEAGLTTAELVPFWPERQRLIWSPFS, from the coding sequence ATGAGCTGGGGCCGGGCCTTGATGCGACGCGACCGGCAGCCTGAGGTGATGGATCAGCCGGGTTTGGATCCAGCTGAGCACCATCGCGCACTTCAGGGACTGCGGCTGATCAATGCGCTCAGCCGCAGTTCTACTGGCGTGTTCTCAGCGCTTCTCAGCCTGCCTTCAAGCGAGACACAGGCACCACTCAGTGTTCTGGAGCTGGCGTGTGGTGGTGGTGATACGGCCATCGACCTGGATTGGATGGCCCGTCGGAGAGGTTTGCAGCTCTCGATCCGTGCCTGCGACCTGAATCCAGAGGCGATCCGCATCGCGCGCAGTAACGCTCTCCGGAGGGGATCAGCGGTTGAGTTCTTTGTTGCCGATGCACTCGAGGATCCAGGACCAGAGCGCGTTGATGTGGTGTTCTGCACTTTGTTTGCCCACCATCTCGACGACGCTGATGTGGTGACGCTGTTGCGGGTGATGGCGGCCAGGGCGCGGCGACTTGTGGTAGTGGATGATCTGATTCGCAGCAGACTGGGTTATGGGCTCGCCTGGTGCGGAACGCGTCTACTGAGTCGATCCTGGGTGGTGCACACCGATGGCCCTCTTTCCGTTCGGGCCGCTTTCACGCCAGCAGAGCTGCGACGTCTGGCGGCAGAAGCGGGCCTCACAACAGCTGAACTTGTGCCGTTCTGGCCAGAGCGGCAGCGCTTGATCTGGTCTCCGTTCTCCTGA
- a CDS encoding NAD(P)/FAD-dependent oxidoreductase — translation MATIWDVVVIGAGVAGGLAALDCARRGLRVLVVEQRAFPRWKVCGCCFNAQAQAVLDAVDQGDLMQRAGAVPLERLHIGLKGQSALLSLPGGWVLSRERFDQALMEAASQAGATVRFQTRALLEEAGPSARSVRLLSIPGGASEVVQARVVLVAAGLVNHCIPDHRRDTNTGASRIGAGCVLTERAKAYAENVIHMAVGAGGYVGLVRREDGALNLAAAFDRSFLRLHGGAAAAAGSLIQSAGFELPTDLIGSRWQLTPALTRRPPALATSRCLLIGDAAGYVEPFTGEGMAWALTAGAAAAPFVLEGQAHWSLDLEQRWHRNLEGLVLRRQRVCRSLASVLRRPMLTAGLFGLCRRWPALPERIVARLNQVQLPVEVIPCL, via the coding sequence ATGGCGACGATCTGGGATGTGGTGGTGATCGGTGCTGGCGTTGCCGGTGGGTTGGCCGCTCTCGACTGCGCTCGAAGGGGATTGCGCGTTCTTGTGGTGGAGCAGCGTGCCTTTCCGCGTTGGAAGGTGTGTGGCTGTTGTTTCAACGCCCAGGCTCAGGCGGTTCTGGATGCTGTCGATCAAGGTGATCTGATGCAACGGGCTGGTGCCGTTCCGTTGGAGCGACTGCACATCGGCCTCAAGGGTCAGTCCGCGCTTCTGTCTCTACCCGGAGGCTGGGTTCTCTCCCGTGAGCGTTTCGATCAGGCTCTGATGGAGGCCGCCTCACAGGCCGGTGCGACGGTTCGCTTTCAAACGCGTGCTCTTCTGGAGGAGGCGGGACCCAGCGCACGCTCCGTCCGGCTCCTGTCCATCCCCGGTGGAGCGTCAGAGGTGGTGCAAGCCAGGGTGGTTCTGGTGGCCGCGGGTCTGGTGAATCACTGCATCCCCGACCATCGCCGGGACACCAACACCGGTGCATCGCGGATTGGCGCTGGCTGTGTCCTTACCGAGCGGGCGAAGGCTTATGCCGAAAACGTGATTCACATGGCGGTGGGTGCGGGTGGATATGTGGGTCTTGTTCGGCGTGAGGATGGCGCTCTGAACCTCGCGGCTGCTTTCGATCGCTCGTTTCTCCGCCTCCACGGCGGGGCAGCCGCCGCCGCCGGATCCTTGATCCAATCAGCTGGATTTGAGCTACCGACAGATCTGATCGGATCCCGCTGGCAGCTCACCCCTGCGCTGACACGCCGGCCACCCGCGCTTGCGACCTCCCGTTGTTTACTGATCGGCGATGCTGCCGGTTATGTCGAGCCCTTCACCGGGGAGGGAATGGCATGGGCGCTCACAGCCGGAGCTGCTGCCGCCCCCTTCGTGCTCGAGGGCCAGGCCCACTGGTCGCTCGATCTCGAACAACGCTGGCACCGAAACCTCGAGGGATTGGTTCTGCGCCGCCAGCGGGTTTGTCGCTCCCTCGCGTCTGTGCTGCGTCGTCCGATGCTCACAGCGGGGCTGTTCGGTCTCTGCAGGCGATGGCCCGCGTTGCCTGAGCGGATCGTCGCCAGGCTGAATCAGGTGCAGTTGCCCGTCGAGGTGATCCCATGTCTCTGA
- a CDS encoding nucleotidyltransferase family protein, with protein sequence MADLIHQAIPGSEVRLFGSRARGQAGPDSDIDLLITAGRVPFRGVNPEARLP encoded by the coding sequence ATGGCAGATTTGATCCACCAGGCCATCCCTGGCAGTGAGGTGAGGCTGTTCGGTTCCAGGGCCCGCGGCCAGGCCGGGCCTGATTCCGACATCGATCTGCTGATCACCGCAGGCCGCGTCCCTTTTCGAGGTGTAAATCCCGAGGCCCGATTGCCCTGA
- a CDS encoding photosystem II protein Y has protein sequence MDLRLVLVASPILLALGWAGFNIGRAALGQLQLMLKRSRA, from the coding sequence ATGGATCTCCGGCTTGTCCTCGTGGCATCACCCATTCTTCTGGCACTGGGCTGGGCAGGCTTCAACATTGGTCGCGCCGCCTTGGGGCAACTTCAACTGATGCTCAAGCGCAGCCGCGCCTGA
- a CDS encoding gamma carbonic anhydrase family protein, producing MPDTAISSHWGQPRVDPQAWVAASAVVMGDVEIAAGASLWPMAVARGDMAAIRIGARSNVQDGAVLHGDPGAPVQIGEDVTIGHRAVVHGATLENGCLIGIGAIVLNGVTVGEGALVAAGAVVTKDVPPRSLVAGVPAQVKRELPETAVEEQRQHAHHYAALAAQWRDQNTAMLQNQTVSTSLPTHSPSCP from the coding sequence ATGCCGGACACAGCCATCTCTTCGCACTGGGGGCAACCACGCGTTGATCCCCAGGCCTGGGTTGCCGCCTCGGCTGTGGTGATGGGCGATGTGGAGATCGCCGCTGGCGCCAGTCTTTGGCCCATGGCAGTCGCCCGCGGTGACATGGCCGCTATCCGCATCGGCGCCCGCAGCAACGTTCAGGACGGGGCCGTGCTTCATGGCGATCCAGGCGCACCGGTGCAGATCGGCGAGGACGTGACGATCGGCCATCGCGCCGTCGTGCACGGAGCCACCCTCGAGAACGGTTGCTTGATCGGCATCGGCGCCATCGTGCTCAATGGCGTCACCGTTGGCGAGGGGGCCCTGGTGGCCGCCGGAGCCGTGGTCACCAAAGACGTTCCGCCCCGCAGCCTGGTGGCAGGCGTGCCGGCCCAGGTGAAACGGGAACTCCCTGAGACAGCCGTCGAAGAGCAACGGCAGCACGCCCACCACTACGCCGCCCTGGCCGCGCAGTGGCGCGACCAAAACACTGCAATGCTGCAAAACCAAACGGTCAGCACCAGCCTTCCCACTCACTCACCAAGCTGTCCTTAA
- a CDS encoding Rad52/Rad22 family DNA repair protein, translating to MRIVVIAGERCLIREGSGAGQGIDLDQGLAHESALKEAETDATKRALMSFGNAFGLALYDKQQRQAQATDAQPSLAGLVTTTAHQRWIEGVLAEAIDPSRMAS from the coding sequence GTGCGGATTGTCGTGATTGCCGGGGAGCGCTGCTTGATCCGCGAGGGCTCCGGCGCCGGCCAGGGCATTGATCTGGATCAGGGCTTGGCGCATGAATCAGCCCTCAAGGAGGCCGAAACCGATGCGACCAAACGGGCGCTGATGAGCTTTGGCAACGCCTTTGGCCTGGCGCTCTACGACAAGCAGCAACGCCAGGCTCAAGCGACGGATGCCCAGCCCTCGCTGGCGGGACTGGTCACCACGACCGCGCACCAGCGCTGGATTGAGGGGGTTTTGGCGGAGGCGATCGATCCCAGCAGAATGGCTTCATGA
- a CDS encoding 1-acyl-sn-glycerol-3-phosphate acyltransferase, which translates to MRPSIPLRISQSLLGVAGISTSYHHLDRIPDNRLLVVSNHRSLFDAPLLMCAIGRPVRFACHYYMSQVPVLHQATMLMGAFPLESGRQCQASFFRQSINILQSNQLVGVFPEGAAPMVNVKPSHHLSPFHRGFAHLALKAPVDDLAVLPVAIASRDEKLGRLAPLQWFRYFDPSEVLFQNEGWHSAVIYRHVDIAIGKPLLIDKGLRSQYRGRNSAAVVREITENCQNQIADFLSHDYC; encoded by the coding sequence ATGCGACCTAGTATTCCTCTAAGAATTTCACAAAGTTTGCTTGGCGTCGCTGGTATATCGACGTCCTATCACCACCTTGACCGTATTCCCGATAATCGTCTCTTGGTTGTCAGCAATCATCGCAGCCTGTTCGATGCGCCCTTGTTAATGTGTGCAATCGGCCGTCCTGTGAGATTTGCTTGCCACTATTACATGAGCCAAGTGCCAGTTCTGCATCAAGCCACCATGTTGATGGGAGCGTTTCCGCTTGAGTCAGGACGTCAATGCCAGGCATCATTTTTCCGTCAGTCAATAAATATTTTGCAATCCAATCAGTTGGTCGGTGTGTTCCCAGAAGGCGCTGCTCCGATGGTGAATGTCAAGCCATCGCATCATCTGAGCCCATTTCACAGAGGCTTTGCACACCTCGCTCTCAAGGCTCCCGTTGACGACCTGGCGGTTCTTCCAGTTGCCATTGCCTCAAGGGATGAAAAACTGGGGCGACTTGCACCGTTACAATGGTTTCGCTATTTCGATCCTTCAGAAGTTCTATTTCAAAATGAGGGCTGGCATTCAGCGGTTATTTATCGTCATGTCGACATTGCCATTGGCAAACCTCTGTTGATTGACAAGGGGTTGAGATCTCAGTATAGAGGACGCAATAGCGCTGCTGTCGTGAGGGAGATCACCGAAAATTGTCAGAATCAGATTGCTGATTTTTTATCTCATGATTACTGTTGA